The following are encoded together in the Candidatus Tumulicola sp. genome:
- a CDS encoding ABC transporter ATP-binding protein produces the protein MSQRTDGVSIAVRNVGKSFPLANSVRDLLPGAPKKFRQVLHDVNLNVRRGELLGLLGPNGVGKTTLLKMMATLTLPDGGSIEVEGLDIARRAADARKLIGFCTSDDRSFYFRLSARENLKFFGALAGLQGKLLQRRIAETLEQVGLSEAIDRRFGTFSTGMRQRLIVARALLAEPPILFFDEPTRAIDPIHSDELRRMIRDDLVKRDGKTVILATNILEEAWAICTRVAIVNHGTIVAIGPPSELDPVRRATRYRIEFEGAAHGITADLQANGHFVTTTHVNGTTVLELDAVEDGSLNDLMRLTGGARERMRSFSVVDQSPIELFKAITHGN, from the coding sequence ATGTCGCAACGAACTGACGGCGTTTCGATCGCCGTCCGCAACGTCGGAAAAAGCTTCCCGCTCGCCAACAGCGTGCGCGATTTGCTGCCCGGCGCCCCCAAGAAGTTTCGCCAAGTGCTGCACGACGTCAACTTGAACGTGCGGCGCGGCGAACTGTTGGGATTGCTCGGGCCGAACGGCGTCGGCAAGACCACGCTGCTCAAGATGATGGCTACGCTGACGTTGCCCGACGGCGGTTCCATCGAGGTCGAAGGCCTCGACATCGCGCGCCGCGCGGCCGACGCCCGCAAGCTGATCGGTTTTTGTACGAGCGACGATCGCAGCTTCTACTTCCGCCTGTCGGCGCGCGAAAATCTCAAGTTCTTCGGCGCGCTGGCCGGCCTGCAAGGAAAACTCTTGCAACGCCGCATCGCCGAAACGCTCGAGCAAGTCGGATTATCCGAAGCGATCGACCGGCGTTTCGGTACGTTCTCGACCGGCATGCGGCAACGCTTGATCGTCGCGCGCGCGCTGCTGGCCGAGCCGCCGATTTTGTTTTTCGACGAACCGACGCGCGCCATCGATCCGATTCACTCCGACGAACTTCGCCGAATGATTCGCGACGATTTAGTTAAGCGCGATGGCAAAACCGTGATCCTGGCGACCAACATTTTGGAAGAAGCGTGGGCGATTTGCACCCGCGTCGCGATCGTCAACCACGGAACGATCGTGGCCATCGGACCGCCCTCGGAGCTCGATCCCGTCAGGCGCGCGACGCGCTACCGTATCGAGTTCGAAGGAGCCGCGCACGGCATTACTGCCGACTTACAAGCCAACGGGCACTTCGTTACCACCACGCACGTGAACGGAACGACGGTGCTCGAGCTGGATGCCGTCGAGGACGGCTCGCTCAACGATTTGATGCGCCTCACGGGCGGCGCCCGCGAGCGCATGCGTTCCTTCTCGGTCGTCGATCAGTCGCCGATCGAACTCTTCAAGGCGATTACTCATGGCAACTAA
- a CDS encoding ABC transporter permease → MATNVRSRSPFGGIAFTRLGAIFTRDLKMAISYPAYFHSQWVAIAVEVTIAYYLSMIVAPSSSFGANGQTGSYFTYLVVSFAFVTFQNNAILSFAESIREGQTTGTLEAMLATPTPLALIALGTGLWSFSLTLARVVAYFLLAMCFGLNLHHMNWLTGIVFVLLTIAAVSPLGVLAAAATMVFKKTQPLAFAVNSATSLFGGVYLPLTKLPLVVQGIGWMLPITHALNGFRGAIYGASLWSLRLEVLWMVGLTAVLLPLSLWVFARTVQRGRHDGTLGQY, encoded by the coding sequence ATGGCAACTAACGTTCGCTCCAGGTCGCCGTTCGGCGGCATCGCGTTCACGAGGCTCGGCGCGATCTTTACCCGCGATTTGAAAATGGCCATCTCGTATCCGGCCTACTTCCATTCGCAATGGGTGGCGATCGCGGTCGAAGTAACCATCGCGTATTACCTGTCGATGATCGTCGCACCGTCGTCGTCGTTCGGCGCGAACGGGCAGACCGGCAGCTACTTTACGTATCTGGTCGTGAGCTTCGCGTTCGTGACGTTTCAAAACAACGCGATCCTGAGTTTCGCCGAATCGATTCGCGAGGGACAGACCACCGGCACGCTGGAGGCGATGCTCGCAACGCCGACGCCGCTGGCGCTGATCGCGCTGGGCACCGGCCTGTGGTCGTTCTCGCTGACGCTGGCTCGCGTCGTTGCGTATTTCTTGCTGGCGATGTGCTTCGGTCTCAACCTGCATCACATGAACTGGCTCACCGGGATCGTGTTCGTTCTGCTGACGATCGCCGCGGTCTCGCCGCTCGGCGTCTTAGCAGCGGCTGCGACCATGGTATTCAAAAAGACGCAGCCGCTGGCGTTCGCGGTGAACAGCGCAACCAGTTTGTTCGGCGGAGTATACTTGCCGTTGACCAAACTGCCGCTCGTGGTCCAGGGCATTGGCTGGATGCTGCCGATCACGCACGCGCTCAACGGTTTTCGCGGAGCGATCTACGGCGCTTCGCTGTGGAGCCTGCGCCTCGAAGTGTTGTGGATGGTCGGCTTGACGGCCGTTTTGCTTCCCCTTTCGTTGTGGGTCTTCGCGCGCACGGTGCAGCGCGGACGTCACGACGGTACCCTCGGTCAGTACTGA
- a CDS encoding glycosyltransferase, with protein sequence MHVICGSQNYGTEHFVLSLAKELDQLGVPVAVMTIKSDSTDFGRIPVLTVARKSRYDIGFLWRMVRVIRECKPAVVHTHGYHGKIWGRLAARLAGVRSIVHTEHDSSFEGRPIQRAVNTALHHSTDAVVTFSNTLARRLVAEDAVPADRVVVIPNGVPRPVRRSRRALAKIDPPVPEGSKLIVQVGRLAKVKNQQLAVRALAELRHRRPNHRYVLAFVGAGEDEEQLRHLAISLGVADSIRFLGYRDDVDDLMRRCDALLVTSLNEAMPLTILEAMYSGLAIVSTPWNGASELLEDGAFGCIAPSYEPADVAIALGDWLEDRVSSMRAVDAAYAAARSRFDIRWTARQHAALYSRFHVATN encoded by the coding sequence ATGCACGTGATCTGTGGATCGCAGAATTACGGCACCGAACATTTCGTTCTTTCGCTGGCCAAAGAACTCGATCAGCTCGGCGTTCCGGTTGCGGTAATGACCATCAAGAGCGACTCGACGGATTTTGGACGTATTCCAGTGCTTACGGTGGCGCGGAAGTCGCGCTACGACATCGGTTTCTTGTGGCGAATGGTTCGCGTGATCCGCGAGTGCAAGCCGGCGGTCGTGCACACGCACGGCTATCACGGAAAGATTTGGGGCCGTCTGGCCGCCCGTTTGGCCGGCGTTCGGAGCATCGTGCACACCGAGCACGATAGCAGCTTCGAAGGCCGTCCGATCCAACGCGCGGTGAACACCGCGCTGCACCACTCTACCGACGCGGTGGTAACGTTTTCCAACACCCTGGCACGCCGGCTCGTCGCTGAAGATGCGGTTCCGGCCGATCGTGTGGTCGTGATTCCGAACGGCGTTCCGCGCCCGGTGCGGCGCTCGCGCCGCGCACTGGCCAAAATCGATCCGCCGGTGCCCGAAGGCTCCAAGCTGATCGTGCAAGTCGGCCGGTTAGCGAAGGTTAAGAATCAACAGCTCGCGGTTCGCGCGCTGGCCGAACTGCGGCATCGCCGTCCCAACCATCGCTACGTGTTGGCCTTCGTGGGTGCCGGCGAAGACGAAGAGCAGCTCCGTCATCTGGCGATTTCGCTGGGGGTTGCGGACTCGATCCGGTTCTTGGGATATCGCGACGATGTCGACGATCTGATGCGCCGCTGCGATGCGTTGCTCGTGACGTCGCTCAACGAAGCGATGCCGCTCACGATTCTGGAAGCGATGTACTCGGGGCTGGCGATCGTGTCGACCCCCTGGAACGGCGCATCCGAACTGCTCGAGGACGGCGCCTTCGGCTGCATCGCTCCAAGTTACGAACCAGCCGACGTCGCCATCGCATTGGGCGACTGGCTGGAAGATCGCGTGTCGTCGATGCGTGCGGTGGACGCGGCCTACGCCGCGGCGCGCAGCCGCTTCGACATTCGTTGGACCGCGCGCCAACATGCCGCTCTATATTCGAGGTTTCATGTCGCAACGAACTGA
- a CDS encoding polysaccharide biosynthesis tyrosine autokinase produces MADIYRTALTTSLKASHSNNASALMNEVAAVARRRWKVFAIAMGSMLALLLLFTITTKKTYTTDAGIIVGMAKQPTQTADSATNLPILNALMVVSGVQSGETYAELLTESPVARSVIDSLNLNMTPRELLNHIKAEPINNTSMIRISATWSSPQMSAQIANGFANAFVDRERSLITSQADSALQFLTKEMPDAARRQKTAEAAMVQFEKSHHAADIGAQATATLASLNSVEARIGQLMLDRRQQSAQLKADDTQMASMQATTAGSESQAPNPVVQQLRTQLADVETQLGAARRTYTERYPLVVSLEAQHARLLQEIAQQPATIVAGTSTVPNPIYQQLSQAEANYRTQLAADDAGLTELGIQRKQLLAQTKSLPDDTLRFSALQRDAKQAEAVYDALQQRMSDALVAKSTAIGDVTITQQASPDDAVAKPSRVMTLAIGFIVSLILGGSLVALLEWLDRRPRGEEELRASFGRHILGYIPDLSWSDQQSRPTLEAMAFESLLQIVRTLQCSNGRGARSIAFTSPGAGDGKSTVAVNMGRTLAEFEGPVLLIDGDLRRPSLHKLLHVENELGLADLLGGKAKFAESVKATSTPNLDVITSGIPVSSPAHLLQTSDFKAVLKEAEERGYRVVIVDLPAVLPVVDAALLADKVDGTVLVVSADTTGSRSTREVISYVKSIGIDNLLGLIVNRVRRESPGENGYYLTAAARPLALR; encoded by the coding sequence ATGGCTGACATTTACCGTACCGCCCTGACGACGTCGCTCAAGGCGTCGCACTCCAACAACGCATCGGCGTTGATGAACGAGGTTGCCGCGGTGGCGCGGCGTCGCTGGAAGGTCTTCGCAATCGCGATGGGCTCCATGCTGGCGTTGTTGCTGCTCTTCACGATCACAACGAAGAAAACGTACACCACGGATGCCGGCATCATCGTCGGCATGGCCAAGCAGCCCACGCAGACCGCGGACTCGGCAACGAATCTTCCGATTCTCAACGCATTGATGGTGGTCTCGGGCGTGCAATCGGGCGAAACGTACGCCGAGCTGCTCACGGAATCGCCGGTCGCACGTTCGGTCATCGATTCGCTCAACCTGAACATGACCCCGCGAGAGCTGTTGAACCACATCAAGGCCGAACCGATCAACAACACGTCGATGATCCGCATCTCGGCCACGTGGTCGTCGCCGCAAATGTCGGCGCAGATCGCCAACGGTTTCGCCAACGCGTTCGTCGATCGCGAACGCAGCCTGATCACCTCGCAAGCCGACTCCGCCCTGCAGTTCCTTACGAAGGAAATGCCCGACGCCGCCCGCCGTCAGAAAACCGCCGAAGCGGCGATGGTTCAGTTCGAAAAGAGTCACCATGCCGCCGATATCGGCGCGCAGGCGACGGCGACGCTTGCCTCGCTGAACTCCGTCGAAGCACGTATCGGCCAGCTGATGCTGGATCGCCGCCAACAAAGCGCGCAGCTCAAGGCCGACGACACGCAAATGGCGAGCATGCAGGCCACGACGGCCGGCTCGGAATCGCAGGCGCCCAATCCCGTCGTGCAGCAGCTGCGCACGCAGTTGGCCGACGTCGAGACGCAACTCGGCGCGGCACGCCGAACCTACACCGAACGCTATCCGCTGGTCGTGAGCCTCGAAGCCCAGCACGCGCGCTTGCTGCAAGAGATTGCGCAGCAGCCGGCGACAATCGTAGCCGGAACCAGCACCGTCCCCAATCCGATCTACCAGCAACTTTCGCAGGCTGAGGCCAACTACCGCACGCAGCTCGCTGCTGACGATGCCGGTCTGACGGAGCTCGGCATCCAGCGCAAACAACTGCTGGCACAAACCAAGTCGCTGCCCGACGACACGTTGCGCTTCTCGGCGTTACAGCGCGATGCCAAACAAGCCGAAGCCGTGTACGACGCGCTGCAACAGCGCATGAGCGACGCGCTGGTCGCCAAGAGCACTGCGATCGGCGACGTCACGATCACGCAACAAGCCTCTCCCGACGATGCCGTCGCGAAGCCCAGCCGCGTGATGACCCTGGCGATCGGCTTTATCGTTAGCCTCATCCTGGGCGGTTCGCTGGTCGCACTGCTCGAGTGGCTCGACCGCCGCCCGCGTGGCGAGGAGGAGCTGCGCGCCAGCTTCGGCCGCCACATCCTCGGTTACATCCCCGACCTCTCGTGGTCCGATCAGCAGTCGCGGCCGACGCTGGAGGCGATGGCCTTCGAATCGCTGCTGCAAATCGTCCGGACGCTGCAGTGCTCCAACGGCCGCGGCGCCCGTTCGATCGCGTTCACCAGCCCGGGTGCCGGCGACGGCAAGAGCACCGTGGCGGTCAACATGGGCCGTACCCTGGCCGAGTTCGAGGGACCGGTTCTGTTGATCGACGGCGACCTGCGCCGTCCGTCGCTCCACAAGCTGCTGCACGTCGAGAACGAGCTAGGTCTTGCCGACCTGCTCGGCGGCAAAGCCAAGTTTGCCGAGAGCGTCAAGGCCACTTCGACCCCCAATCTCGACGTGATCACGAGCGGAATCCCGGTGAGTTCGCCGGCCCATCTGCTACAAACATCGGACTTCAAGGCCGTGCTCAAGGAAGCCGAGGAGCGCGGATACCGCGTGGTGATCGTCGATCTGCCGGCCGTGCTGCCGGTGGTGGATGCGGCCCTGCTGGCCGACAAAGTCGACGGCACGGTACTGGTCGTCTCGGCCGATACCACCGGCAGCCGCTCGACACGCGAGGTCATCTCCTACGTGAAGAGCATCGGCATCGACAACTTGCTCGGTTTGATCGTTAACCGAGTGAGGCGCGAATCGCCCGGCGAGAACGGCTATTACCTCACCGCCGCCGCTCGCCCGCTCGCTTTACGATAG
- a CDS encoding polysaccharide biosynthesis/export family protein, which produces MRRLIGTAAFVIAFAAAQAAAFAASPSTYVIHPGDQLAVAVYGESTLTQTVTVLPDGSADLPLVGRVHFGGLTTSASEQMLSHKLASYIRKPMVTVEVTTQGQISVLMLGDVKTPGKYLLRSSGKLSDALAAAGGLDTSLVGPLPIARVQNPNDAVQTISLEKLLRQGDDSEDLALSDNAVVYVQSRSTFAIEVVGAVDHPGDVQMHEGDRLSVAIAKAGNSVNAQADLNHIYVTRTTPTGTTSQEINLYDALQHGQLASDPRLQNGDVVYVPQARKPGTNPGNVFNILRMIVGF; this is translated from the coding sequence ATGCGTCGTCTGATAGGAACTGCCGCGTTCGTCATCGCCTTCGCCGCCGCACAAGCGGCCGCGTTCGCCGCGAGTCCGAGCACGTACGTGATCCATCCCGGCGATCAACTCGCCGTAGCGGTCTACGGAGAATCTACGTTAACGCAAACCGTCACCGTTCTTCCCGACGGTTCGGCCGATCTGCCGCTGGTTGGACGCGTCCATTTCGGTGGGCTCACCACCTCGGCGTCGGAGCAGATGCTGTCGCATAAACTCGCCTCGTACATCCGTAAGCCGATGGTCACCGTCGAAGTAACGACCCAAGGACAGATCAGCGTGCTGATGCTCGGCGACGTCAAGACGCCCGGCAAATACCTGCTGCGTTCCAGTGGTAAGCTGTCCGACGCTCTGGCGGCTGCCGGCGGACTGGACACGTCGCTGGTCGGACCGCTTCCGATCGCACGCGTGCAGAACCCCAACGACGCCGTGCAAACGATCTCGCTCGAAAAGCTCCTGCGCCAAGGCGACGACAGCGAGGATCTCGCGTTGTCGGATAACGCGGTGGTGTACGTACAATCGCGCTCGACCTTCGCAATCGAAGTCGTCGGCGCCGTCGACCATCCCGGGGACGTCCAGATGCACGAAGGCGACCGGCTCAGCGTCGCGATCGCCAAAGCCGGTAACAGCGTGAACGCGCAGGCCGACCTCAATCACATCTATGTCACGCGGACCACACCGACCGGCACGACGTCGCAGGAAATCAACCTGTACGACGCCTTGCAGCACGGGCAGCTGGCGTCGGATCCGCGCTTGCAAAACGGCGACGTCGTGTACGTTCCGCAAGCGAGAAAGCCCGGAACCAATCCCGGCAACGTCTTCAACATTCTTCGCATGATCGTAGGATTCTAA